In Thermus tengchongensis, a single genomic region encodes these proteins:
- the pdhA gene encoding pyruvate dehydrogenase (acetyl-transferring) E1 component subunit alpha has translation MKPKVVQYLDKGEFPLGEGEALALYRAMRRARFFDEKAVTLQRQGRLGVYAPFMGQEAAQVGVALALGEKDFVVPSYRESALLLARGLPIHTLLLYWRAHPAGWRFPEGVRAVNPYIPIATQIPQAVGLALAGRYRGEDWVVATSIGDGGTSEGDFHEGLNFAAVFNAPVLFLVQNNGYAISVPRAKQMRVDYIARRAEGYGMPGVVVDGNDAVAVYLEAKKAVERARKGEGPTLLEALTYRLAPHTTSDDPSRYRTREEEETWRAKDPLLRFRRALEARGLWDEEREGELLAQLEEEFARELALADSVPEPRPEEIVEHVYAEMGPDQRRAWEALRQGRHVEEVW, from the coding sequence GTGAAACCCAAGGTGGTCCAGTACCTGGACAAGGGGGAGTTTCCCCTGGGCGAGGGGGAAGCCCTCGCCCTCTACCGGGCCATGCGCCGGGCCCGGTTTTTTGACGAGAAGGCCGTCACCCTCCAGCGTCAGGGGCGGCTTGGGGTCTATGCCCCCTTTATGGGCCAGGAGGCGGCCCAGGTGGGGGTGGCCCTGGCCTTGGGGGAGAAGGACTTTGTGGTGCCCAGCTACCGGGAGTCCGCCCTGCTCCTGGCCCGGGGCCTACCCATCCACACCCTTCTCCTTTACTGGCGGGCGCACCCTGCGGGGTGGCGCTTCCCCGAGGGGGTGCGGGCGGTGAATCCCTACATCCCCATCGCCACCCAGATCCCCCAGGCGGTGGGTCTGGCCCTGGCTGGCCGGTACCGGGGGGAGGACTGGGTGGTGGCCACTTCCATCGGGGATGGCGGGACCAGCGAAGGGGATTTCCACGAGGGGCTGAACTTCGCCGCGGTTTTCAACGCCCCGGTCCTTTTCCTTGTACAGAACAACGGCTACGCCATCAGCGTGCCCCGGGCCAAGCAGATGCGGGTGGATTACATCGCCCGGCGGGCCGAGGGGTATGGGATGCCGGGGGTGGTGGTGGACGGGAACGACGCCGTGGCGGTCTACCTCGAGGCCAAGAAGGCGGTGGAAAGGGCGCGGAAGGGGGAGGGGCCTACCCTTTTGGAGGCTCTCACCTACCGCCTGGCCCCCCACACCACCTCCGACGATCCCTCCCGCTACCGCACCCGGGAAGAGGAGGAGACCTGGCGGGCCAAGGACCCCCTCCTCCGCTTCCGCCGGGCCTTGGAGGCGCGGGGCCTTTGGGACGAGGAGCGGGAAGGGGAGCTCCTCGCCCAGCTGGAGGAGGAGTTCGCTCGGGAGCTGGCCCTGGCGGACAGCGTCCCCGAGCCCCGGCCTGAGGAGATAGTAGAGCACGTCTACGCTGAGATGGGCCCCGACCAAAGGCGGGCTTGGGAAGCCCTGCGCCAGGGGAGACACGTGGAGGAGGTATGGTAG
- a CDS encoding Na/Pi cotransporter family protein encodes MGFLAGLALLLLGLHLIGEGLSSVKGKRYLLARAFSRPGSLLFSGLLLGLLSGSGTGLSLLALGLLEGGIFLLGQAALLSLAATAGASAWVGVVALAQREVAEVLLALGLPLFLFRGSRSGGLVLLGLGLLFLGFLEMGQGAKAFAPLLSLLNPGPWALYLVGMVLAFFLGTANGVAALALALMPFLGQEGSMALTLGAGVGVSGALFLAALGGRREGWALGVVLLGHRFLFSLPFLLLLGPLGGIGVVGLHLLSHLAYAIAFLPLQGRYLRLTEDLFPRRTVSPKYLSPEALETPSLAYALVQRELGRVADAVRDMLARTVRILAQEEGGEAELEALEGKVDRLTREVVLYTAELSTRTRDERAVRFFVAASELEHLGDLVRRVVRQAEKLWAQGLTFSPEGKEDLLEAGRLVLGRLERMAAALATGEKALAEGVLSEEREVAAFLDRLRRAHLSRLESGRAESRATTLAHLDLLITLEEVSSGVDRLCRLVLEL; translated from the coding sequence GTGGGCTTTCTGGCGGGCCTTGCCCTTTTGCTTTTAGGCTTGCACCTGATCGGGGAAGGGCTTTCCTCGGTCAAGGGAAAGAGATACTTGCTGGCCCGGGCCTTTTCCAGGCCGGGGAGCCTTCTATTTTCCGGTCTTCTCCTGGGGCTTCTTTCGGGTAGCGGCACCGGCCTTTCCCTCTTGGCCCTAGGGCTTTTGGAAGGAGGGATCTTTCTCCTGGGCCAGGCCGCCCTCCTTTCCCTGGCGGCCACCGCCGGGGCCAGCGCCTGGGTGGGGGTGGTGGCCCTGGCCCAGAGGGAGGTGGCCGAGGTCCTGCTGGCTCTGGGCCTCCCTCTTTTCCTCTTCCGGGGAAGCCGAAGCGGGGGGTTGGTCCTTTTGGGCTTGGGCCTTCTTTTCCTGGGCTTTTTGGAGATGGGCCAGGGGGCCAAGGCTTTTGCGCCCCTTTTGAGCCTGCTTAATCCAGGTCCATGGGCCCTGTACCTGGTGGGGATGGTCCTGGCTTTTTTCCTGGGAACCGCCAACGGGGTGGCGGCCTTGGCCCTAGCCCTTATGCCCTTTTTGGGACAGGAGGGGAGTATGGCCTTGACCCTGGGGGCAGGGGTGGGGGTTTCGGGTGCCCTTTTTCTGGCGGCCTTGGGGGGCAGGCGGGAGGGATGGGCTTTGGGGGTGGTCCTTTTGGGGCATCGCTTTCTCTTTTCCCTGCCCTTTTTGCTTCTGCTTGGGCCGCTTGGGGGGATAGGGGTGGTGGGGCTCCACCTTCTAAGCCATCTGGCCTACGCCATAGCCTTTCTTCCCCTCCAGGGGCGTTACCTGCGCCTTACCGAAGATCTCTTTCCCCGCCGCACCGTAAGCCCCAAGTACCTCTCCCCCGAGGCTTTGGAAACCCCTAGCCTGGCCTACGCCCTGGTGCAACGGGAGCTGGGCCGGGTGGCGGATGCCGTGCGGGACATGCTGGCGCGGACGGTGCGGATTCTGGCCCAGGAGGAAGGGGGCGAGGCGGAGCTCGAGGCGCTGGAGGGCAAGGTGGACCGGCTTACCCGGGAGGTGGTCCTCTATACCGCCGAGCTCTCCACCCGCACCCGGGACGAGCGGGCGGTGCGGTTCTTCGTGGCGGCCTCGGAGCTTGAGCACCTGGGGGATCTGGTGCGCCGGGTGGTACGGCAGGCGGAGAAGCTTTGGGCCCAGGGCTTGACCTTCAGCCCGGAAGGCAAGGAGGACCTTTTAGAGGCGGGGAGGCTGGTTCTAGGCCGCCTCGAGCGCATGGCAGCCGCCTTGGCCACGGGGGAAAAGGCCCTGGCGGAGGGGGTTTTGTCTGAGGAAAGGGAGGTGGCGGCCTTTCTGGATCGCCTGCGCCGGGCCCACCTGAGCCGTTTGGAGAGCGGCAGGGCGGAAAGCCGGGCCACCACCTTGGCCCACCTGGACCTCCTCATCACCCTCGAGGAGGTTTCCAGCGGGGTGGATAGGCTTTGCCGCCTGGTCCTGGAGCTTTAA
- a CDS encoding alpha-ketoacid dehydrogenase subunit beta: MVAERARVLNMVQAINEALDLALARDERVLVFGEDVGRLGGVFRVTEGLQAKHGEARVFDTPLAESGILGLAIGLAMGGMRPVAEIQFAGFLYPALDQILSHLGRWRHRSRGRVGLPVVVRAPYGGGVHTPEQHADSPEALLAHAPGVKVVIPSSPERAKGLLLAAIEDEDPVFFLEAIKLYRGSRAEVPEGYYTLPLGRARVVREGGAATLIGYGGMVEVMLEAAEVAAKEGVEVMVVDLETLVPLDEDTLLEAVRETGRAVVVYEAMRTGGFGAEVAARIAEGAIDYLQAPVVRVAGYDAPYPPFSAIEHHYRPSAKRVLAALRRVLTH, from the coding sequence ATGGTAGCCGAAAGGGCCCGCGTGCTCAACATGGTCCAGGCCATCAACGAGGCCCTGGACCTGGCCTTGGCTCGGGACGAGCGGGTCTTGGTCTTCGGGGAGGACGTGGGAAGGCTTGGGGGGGTCTTCCGGGTCACGGAGGGCCTCCAGGCCAAGCATGGGGAGGCCCGGGTCTTCGACACCCCCTTGGCGGAAAGCGGCATCCTGGGCCTGGCCATCGGCCTGGCCATGGGGGGGATGCGGCCCGTGGCCGAGATCCAGTTTGCCGGCTTCCTTTACCCTGCCCTGGACCAGATCCTTTCCCACCTTGGGCGCTGGCGCCACCGCTCCCGGGGGCGGGTGGGCCTTCCCGTGGTGGTGCGGGCCCCCTATGGGGGCGGGGTCCACACCCCCGAGCAGCACGCGGACTCCCCCGAGGCCCTCTTGGCCCATGCCCCTGGGGTGAAGGTGGTGATCCCCTCGAGCCCTGAAAGGGCCAAGGGCCTCCTCCTCGCCGCCATAGAGGACGAGGACCCCGTCTTCTTCCTGGAGGCCATCAAGCTCTACCGGGGCTCCCGGGCCGAGGTGCCGGAAGGGTATTACACCCTGCCCCTGGGCCGGGCCCGGGTGGTGCGGGAAGGGGGCGCGGCCACCCTCATCGGCTACGGGGGCATGGTGGAGGTGATGCTGGAGGCGGCAGAGGTGGCGGCCAAGGAGGGGGTGGAGGTCATGGTGGTGGACCTGGAAACCCTGGTCCCTTTGGACGAGGACACCCTTCTGGAAGCCGTTCGGGAAACCGGCCGGGCGGTGGTGGTCTACGAGGCCATGCGCACCGGGGGCTTTGGGGCCGAGGTCGCTGCCCGCATCGCCGAGGGGGCCATCGATTATCTCCAGGCCCCCGTGGTCCGGGTGGCGGGCTACGACGCTCCCTACCCCCCCTTCAGCGCCATTGAGCACCACTACCGCCCCAGCGCCAAGCGGGTCCTCGCCGCTTTGCGCCGGGTGCTCACCCATTGA
- the hemL gene encoding glutamate-1-semialdehyde 2,1-aminomutase, with protein MERPLSERLFAEAQRHIPGGVSSPVRAFKAVGGTPPFLVRGEGAYVWDADGNRYLDYVLSWGPLILGHAHPEVVARVKEVAERGLTFGAPHPLEAELAQAVKRAFPQVELVRFVNSGTEATMSALRLARGYTGRKYIVKFRGNYHGHADGLLVEAGSGALTLGVPSSAGVPQEYARLTLVLEYNDPEALRALLKERGEEIAAIIFEPVVGNAGVLVPTEDFLKALHEAKDYGVLLIADEVMTGFRLSFGGATERFGLKPDLVTLGKILGGGLPAAAYGGRREVMEQVAPLGPVYQAGTLSGNPLAMAAGLATLEILEKNPDYYARLEAVGAKLEAGLEEVLSRKGIPHAVNRVGSMLTVFFTEGPVRTFAEAKRTDTELFKRFFHGLLDRGVYWPPSNFEAAFLSILHGEEEVAMTLEALEKAL; from the coding sequence ATGGAGCGTCCTCTCTCCGAACGGCTTTTCGCCGAGGCGCAACGGCACATCCCGGGGGGGGTCAGTAGCCCAGTGCGGGCCTTTAAGGCCGTGGGAGGCACCCCTCCTTTTCTGGTGCGGGGGGAGGGGGCCTACGTGTGGGACGCTGACGGAAACCGCTACCTGGACTACGTGCTGAGCTGGGGCCCCCTCATCCTGGGGCATGCCCACCCCGAGGTGGTGGCGAGGGTGAAGGAGGTGGCGGAAAGGGGCCTCACCTTCGGGGCCCCCCACCCCTTGGAGGCCGAGCTGGCCCAGGCGGTGAAGCGGGCCTTTCCCCAGGTGGAGCTGGTGCGCTTCGTGAACTCGGGGACCGAGGCCACCATGAGCGCCCTGCGCCTGGCCCGGGGGTACACGGGTAGGAAGTATATCGTCAAGTTCCGCGGCAACTACCACGGGCACGCGGACGGGCTTCTGGTGGAGGCGGGAAGCGGGGCCCTCACCCTGGGGGTCCCTTCCAGCGCTGGGGTGCCCCAAGAGTACGCCCGGCTTACCCTGGTCCTGGAGTACAACGATCCTGAGGCCCTCCGCGCCCTTCTGAAGGAGCGGGGGGAGGAGATCGCCGCCATCATCTTTGAGCCGGTGGTGGGGAACGCCGGAGTCCTCGTTCCCACCGAAGACTTCCTCAAGGCCCTGCACGAGGCCAAGGACTACGGCGTCCTCCTCATCGCCGACGAGGTGATGACGGGCTTCCGCCTGAGCTTCGGCGGGGCCACGGAGCGGTTTGGCCTCAAGCCCGACCTGGTCACCCTGGGGAAGATCCTGGGCGGGGGGCTTCCCGCCGCGGCCTACGGGGGAAGGCGGGAGGTCATGGAGCAGGTGGCCCCCCTGGGCCCCGTGTACCAGGCGGGGACGCTTTCGGGAAACCCCCTGGCCATGGCTGCGGGCCTGGCCACCCTGGAGATCCTGGAGAAGAACCCCGACTATTACGCCCGCCTAGAGGCGGTGGGGGCGAAGCTGGAGGCGGGGCTTGAGGAGGTGCTTTCCCGCAAGGGCATCCCCCATGCGGTGAACCGGGTGGGCTCCATGCTCACGGTTTTCTTCACGGAAGGGCCGGTGCGCACCTTCGCCGAGGCCAAGCGCACGGACACGGAGCTCTTTAAGCGCTTCTTCCATGGCCTTCTGGACCGGGGGGTGTACTGGCCCCCCTCCAACTTCGAGGCGGCCTTCCTCTCCATCCTCCACGGGGAAGAAGAGGTGGCCATGACCCTCGAGGCTTTGGAGAAGGCTTTGTGA
- the metX gene encoding homoserine O-acetyltransferase MetX: protein MSEIALETWGEHEALLLKPPRSPLSIPPPKPRTAVLFPRREGFYTELGGFLPEVRLRFETYGRLSRLRDNAVLVFHALTGSAHLAGTYDEATFQSLSPLEQAFGPQGWWDALVGPGRILDPALYYVISANHLGSCYGSTGPLSVDPRTGRPYGKEFPPLTIRDLARAQARLLDHLGVEKAIVIGGSLGGMVALEFALMYPERVKKLVVLAAPARHGPWARAFNHLSRQAILLDPEYHEGHPAPQGMALARGIAMMSYRAPRGFEARWGQEPEKGETYLDYQGEKFLKRFHAESYLVLSRAMDTHDVGRGRGGVEEALKRLKNLPSLFVGIDTDLLYPAEEVRQVARLSGGRYREIHSLHGHDAFLIETDQVEAILDAFLP, encoded by the coding sequence ATGAGCGAGATCGCCCTGGAAACCTGGGGGGAGCACGAGGCCCTCCTCCTCAAGCCCCCCCGCTCCCCCCTTTCCATCCCCCCGCCCAAACCCCGGACCGCCGTCCTTTTCCCCAGGCGGGAGGGGTTTTACACCGAGCTTGGGGGCTTCCTGCCCGAGGTGCGCCTGCGGTTTGAAACCTACGGCCGGCTTTCCCGGCTTAGGGACAACGCCGTCTTGGTCTTCCACGCCCTCACGGGAAGCGCCCACCTGGCGGGCACCTACGACGAGGCCACCTTCCAAAGCCTTTCGCCCCTGGAACAAGCCTTTGGCCCCCAAGGCTGGTGGGACGCCCTGGTGGGCCCGGGGCGCATCCTGGACCCCGCTCTTTACTACGTGATCTCCGCCAACCACCTGGGAAGCTGCTATGGCTCCACCGGACCCCTTTCCGTAGACCCCCGCACGGGAAGGCCCTACGGCAAGGAGTTCCCCCCCCTTACCATCCGCGACCTGGCCCGGGCCCAGGCCAGGCTTTTGGACCACCTGGGGGTGGAGAAGGCCATCGTGATCGGGGGAAGCTTGGGCGGCATGGTGGCCTTGGAGTTCGCCCTTATGTATCCGGAAAGGGTGAAGAAACTGGTGGTCCTGGCCGCTCCCGCCAGGCATGGACCCTGGGCCCGGGCCTTCAACCACCTAAGCCGCCAGGCCATCCTCTTGGACCCCGAGTACCACGAGGGCCATCCTGCCCCCCAGGGCATGGCCCTGGCCCGGGGCATCGCCATGATGAGCTACCGCGCACCCAGGGGCTTCGAAGCCCGCTGGGGCCAGGAGCCCGAAAAGGGGGAAACCTACCTGGACTACCAGGGGGAGAAGTTCCTTAAGCGCTTCCACGCGGAAAGCTACCTGGTCCTCTCCCGGGCCATGGATACCCACGATGTGGGACGGGGAAGGGGTGGGGTGGAGGAGGCGCTGAAGCGGCTAAAAAACCTGCCCTCCCTCTTCGTGGGCATAGACACCGACCTCCTCTACCCCGCCGAGGAAGTGCGGCAGGTGGCCCGCTTAAGCGGAGGAAGGTACAGGGAGATCCATAGCCTCCACGGCCACGACGCCTTCCTGATCGAGACCGACCAGGTGGAGGCCATCCTGGATGCCTTTCTGCCCTGA
- a CDS encoding CBS domain-containing protein, translating into MRTHLVVAEPQTTLEEAHRLLVRTGVRYLPVVEGERYLGLVGERQLRLPLAPWVPGHLRADPQAPVVRFLQPFPQAHPEEPLEEAAFRLEAARVGALPVVEGETLLGLVTAYDLLRGLLELLRPKAPATRLDLLVPDLPRLGEVFQALQATGTPLVGLHLFREVGGLGFRLLLHVGALDVRPLLARLEALGLRPMRP; encoded by the coding sequence ATGCGCACCCACCTGGTGGTGGCGGAACCGCAAACCACCCTGGAGGAGGCTCACCGCCTCCTGGTCCGCACGGGGGTTCGCTATCTGCCTGTGGTGGAGGGGGAGCGGTACCTGGGCCTTGTGGGCGAGCGGCAGCTTCGCCTGCCTCTGGCCCCTTGGGTCCCTGGGCACTTGCGGGCGGATCCCCAGGCCCCCGTGGTCCGCTTCCTGCAACCTTTTCCCCAGGCCCATCCCGAGGAGCCTTTGGAGGAAGCCGCCTTTCGCTTGGAGGCTGCCCGGGTGGGGGCCTTGCCTGTGGTGGAGGGGGAAACCCTCTTGGGCCTGGTGACCGCCTATGACCTCCTGCGTGGCCTTTTAGAACTTCTCCGCCCCAAGGCTCCCGCCACCCGCCTGGACCTTCTGGTGCCGGATTTGCCGCGCCTGGGAGAGGTGTTCCAGGCCCTGCAGGCTACAGGCACACCCTTGGTGGGCCTGCACCTTTTCCGGGAGGTCGGGGGCTTGGGCTTCCGGCTCCTCCTCCACGTGGGTGCCCTGGACGTAAGGCCCCTGCTGGCCCGCCTCGAGGCCCTGGGCCTCCGACCCATGCGCCCTTGA
- a CDS encoding type II toxin-antitoxin system HicA family toxin has translation MREELLARVRARANRCSWEEFLRLAEAYGFILKTGKGSRRRLVHPGGLVVSVHEPHPRGKPVHPEAVKALLRAIARLEDEA, from the coding sequence GTGAGGGAAGAGCTTCTGGCCCGGGTCCGGGCGCGGGCGAACCGGTGTTCCTGGGAGGAGTTCTTGCGGTTAGCGGAGGCTTACGGGTTTATCCTGAAGACGGGGAAGGGTAGCCGCCGGAGGCTGGTCCATCCTGGGGGCCTGGTGGTGAGCGTTCACGAACCCCATCCCCGGGGAAAGCCCGTGCATCCCGAGGCGGTCAAGGCCCTTCTACGGGCCATTGCGAGGCTGGAAGATGAAGCTTAA
- a CDS encoding RsmD family RNA methyltransferase: MVRILGGKAKGVPLKVPASARPSPVRLRKALFDHLRLRYPKRGRFLDLYAGSGAVGLEAASEGFEATLVEKDQEAVALLKENLRRTGLRARIVPLPVEVFLPEAKARGERYTVAFMAPPYPMDLVQAFQALLESGLVEKGGLYILQHPKDLHLPFGERRVYGENALTLVEA; encoded by the coding sequence GTGGTGAGGATCCTGGGCGGCAAGGCCAAGGGGGTGCCCTTGAAGGTGCCGGCTTCCGCTAGGCCCTCCCCCGTGCGCCTGCGGAAGGCTCTTTTTGACCACCTGCGCCTCCGCTACCCCAAGCGGGGGCGGTTTTTGGACCTCTATGCGGGGAGCGGGGCGGTGGGCCTCGAGGCGGCCAGCGAGGGCTTTGAGGCCACCCTGGTGGAGAAGGACCAGGAAGCGGTGGCTCTTCTTAAGGAAAACCTCCGCCGCACGGGGCTAAGGGCCCGGATCGTGCCCCTTCCCGTGGAGGTCTTCCTCCCTGAGGCCAAGGCCCGGGGCGAACGCTACACGGTGGCCTTCATGGCTCCCCCCTACCCCATGGACCTGGTCCAAGCCTTCCAGGCCCTCTTGGAAAGCGGCCTGGTGGAGAAGGGGGGGCTTTACATCCTGCAGCACCCTAAGGACCTGCACCTGCCCTTCGGGGAGAGGCGGGTTTACGGGGAAAACGCCCTCACCCTGGTGGAGGCTTAG
- the mnmE gene encoding tRNA uridine-5-carboxymethylaminomethyl(34) synthesis GTPase MnmE yields the protein MNLPLKDPICAIATPPGKGAIGVVRLSGEGALEVAARVWRGKDPRGLRGGRFTLGEVVDPETGEVLDQALLLVFRAPRSYTGEDACEFHTHGSPAVLRRVLEALVKAGARLAGPGEFTFRAFMNGKLDLAQAEAVLALVEAEGDLARRQALRSLEGSFSKKIATLEDRLLSLLAHIQALLDYPEEGVEPLEAKRVIGEVLQEVEALLAQARSSRLAQRGARLALIGAPNAGKSSLLNALLGYERALVSPIPGTTRDYLEAPLELFGIPLVAVDTAGIRDTSDPLERAGVERALRIAEEADLVLYVADRSAPKPSPPPLPPRSLKVATKADLPPLWEDPGFIPVSSVTGEGLERLKEAIREVLLGKEQGEYLLSERQIEALHQARERLLEAQNLPEDLMGLALEEALKALASLRGRKEVSEEVVARVFQNFCVGK from the coding sequence GTGAACCTCCCCCTCAAGGACCCCATCTGCGCCATCGCCACTCCCCCGGGGAAGGGGGCCATAGGGGTGGTGCGGCTTTCCGGGGAAGGGGCCCTGGAGGTGGCCGCCCGGGTCTGGCGGGGAAAGGACCCGAGGGGGCTTAGGGGGGGGCGGTTCACCTTGGGGGAGGTGGTGGACCCAGAAACAGGGGAGGTGTTGGACCAAGCCCTGCTTTTGGTCTTCCGAGCTCCCAGGTCCTACACGGGGGAGGATGCCTGCGAGTTCCACACCCATGGCTCGCCTGCGGTGTTGCGAAGGGTCCTCGAGGCCCTGGTGAAGGCGGGGGCCCGCTTGGCCGGCCCGGGGGAGTTCACCTTCCGGGCCTTCATGAACGGGAAGCTGGATCTAGCTCAAGCAGAAGCGGTCTTGGCCCTGGTGGAGGCGGAAGGGGACCTGGCGCGCCGCCAGGCTTTGAGGAGCCTCGAGGGGAGCTTCTCCAAAAAGATTGCGACCTTGGAGGACAGGCTCCTTTCCCTCCTCGCCCACATCCAGGCCCTTCTGGACTACCCCGAGGAGGGAGTGGAGCCCCTCGAGGCCAAGCGGGTCATCGGGGAGGTCCTCCAGGAGGTGGAGGCCCTTTTGGCCCAGGCGCGGTCCTCCCGCCTGGCCCAACGGGGAGCCCGGCTAGCCCTGATCGGGGCCCCCAATGCCGGGAAAAGCTCCCTCCTAAACGCCCTTTTGGGCTACGAGCGGGCCCTGGTGTCCCCCATCCCCGGCACCACCCGGGACTACCTGGAGGCGCCCTTGGAGCTCTTCGGCATCCCCCTGGTGGCGGTGGACACCGCGGGGATCCGGGACACCTCGGACCCCCTGGAGCGGGCGGGGGTGGAAAGGGCCTTAAGAATCGCCGAGGAAGCCGACCTCGTGCTCTACGTGGCCGACCGCTCTGCCCCCAAGCCTTCCCCCCCTCCCTTGCCCCCTCGGAGTCTAAAGGTGGCCACCAAGGCGGACCTACCTCCCCTTTGGGAGGACCCGGGGTTCATCCCGGTGTCCAGCGTGACGGGGGAGGGCCTGGAGCGGCTGAAGGAGGCCATCCGGGAGGTGCTTTTGGGCAAGGAGCAAGGGGAGTACCTCCTCAGCGAGCGGCAGATCGAGGCCCTTCATCAGGCCAGGGAGAGGCTTTTGGAGGCGCAAAACCTCCCGGAGGACCTCATGGGATTGGCCCTCGAGGAGGCCCTCAAGGCCCTGGCTTCCTTGAGGGGCAGGAAGGAGGTTTCCGAGGAGGTGGTGGCCCGGGTTTTCCAGAATTTCTGCGTGGGGAAGTAA
- a CDS encoding O-acetylhomoserine aminocarboxypropyltransferase/cysteine synthase family protein: MRFETLQLHAGYEPEPTTLSRQVPIYPTTSYVFQSPEHAANLFALKEFGNIYSRIMNPTVEVLERRLAALEGGKAALATSSGHAAQFLALTTLAQAGDNIVSTPNLYGGTFNQFKVTLKRLGIEVRFTSREERPEEFLALTDEKTRAWWVESIGNPALNIPDLEALAHAAREVGVALIVDNTFGMGGYLLRPLEWGAALVTHSLTKWVGGHGAVIAGGIVDGGSFPWDNGRYPLLTEPQPGYHGLRLVEAFGNLAFIVKARVDGLRDQGQALGPFEAWVVLLGMETLSLRADRHVENTLHLAHWLREQPEVAWVNYPGLPEHPHHARAQKYFRGKPGAVLTFGLKGGYEAAKRFISRLKLISHLANVGDTRTLAIHPASTTHSQLSPEEQALAGVLPEMVRLSVGLEHVEDLKAELKEALA, translated from the coding sequence ATGCGCTTTGAAACCTTGCAGCTCCACGCCGGCTACGAGCCCGAACCCACAACCCTAAGCCGCCAGGTGCCCATCTACCCCACCACCAGCTACGTCTTCCAAAGCCCGGAGCACGCCGCCAACCTTTTCGCCCTGAAGGAGTTCGGCAACATCTACTCCCGCATCATGAACCCCACGGTGGAGGTGCTGGAACGGCGCCTAGCAGCCCTAGAAGGGGGAAAAGCCGCCTTGGCCACCTCCTCGGGCCACGCCGCCCAGTTCCTGGCCCTCACCACCCTGGCCCAGGCCGGAGACAACATCGTTTCCACCCCGAACCTCTACGGGGGCACCTTCAACCAGTTCAAGGTGACTCTGAAGCGGCTTGGGATAGAGGTGCGCTTCACCTCTAGGGAAGAGCGCCCCGAGGAGTTCTTGGCCCTCACCGATGAGAAAACCCGGGCCTGGTGGGTGGAGTCCATCGGCAACCCCGCCCTGAACATCCCGGACCTCGAGGCCCTGGCCCACGCGGCTCGGGAGGTAGGGGTGGCCCTCATCGTGGACAACACCTTCGGCATGGGGGGCTACCTCCTTCGGCCCCTGGAATGGGGGGCCGCACTGGTGACCCACTCCCTCACCAAGTGGGTGGGGGGGCACGGGGCGGTGATCGCCGGCGGCATCGTGGACGGGGGGAGCTTCCCATGGGATAACGGCCGCTACCCCCTCCTCACCGAACCCCAGCCCGGGTACCACGGCCTCAGGCTGGTGGAGGCCTTTGGGAACCTGGCCTTCATCGTGAAGGCCCGGGTGGATGGGCTTCGGGACCAGGGGCAGGCCTTGGGACCCTTTGAGGCCTGGGTGGTGCTTCTCGGCATGGAAACCCTTTCCTTAAGAGCCGATCGCCACGTGGAAAACACCCTGCACCTGGCCCATTGGCTACGGGAACAGCCCGAAGTGGCCTGGGTGAACTACCCAGGGCTTCCGGAACACCCCCACCATGCCCGCGCTCAGAAGTACTTCCGGGGGAAACCCGGGGCGGTCCTCACCTTTGGCCTCAAGGGAGGGTACGAGGCCGCCAAGCGCTTCATCTCCCGCCTTAAGCTCATCTCCCACCTGGCCAACGTGGGGGATACCCGTACCCTGGCCATCCACCCCGCCTCCACCACCCACTCCCAGCTCTCCCCGGAGGAGCAGGCCCTGGCGGGGGTTTTGCCGGAGATGGTGCGCTTGAGCGTGGGCCTCGAGCACGTGGAGGACTTGAAAGCAGAGCTTAAGGAGGCCCTGGCATGA